In the genome of Luteitalea pratensis, the window CTGGCGATGGCCAACATGTACGGCGCGGCCGTGCGCTGCGAAGCGATGCGGGCGTCGGTGTTCGCCGGACAGAAGTCGCCGATGATCTTCGGCGAGCCGGACCAATGGCTCGCCCTGCTGATCGAATCGTTGCTCGTCGCGGGGCAGGGCGACGCGGCTCGCGCCGAGGAACTCCGGCTGCGCGCGTTCGACGATGCTCCGGCGTCGTCGGGCGACATCGACGGACGACGGTTCGAGTGGATCGCTGACGCCGACTCGCGGCTCGGCCCCGTGCTCGAGGCGATGATCAACGGCCGCTACTACTGGATCCCGTTCTCACGCCTGGCCGTCGTGGACATCGAGGCGCCTGTCGACCTGCGTGATGCCGTCTGGATGCCAGCCCACATCCAGTTCGAAAATGGCGGCGAGACCCTCGCGCTGATCCCGACGCGTTACCCCGGGTCGGAGCGCTCCGAGGACGGCCTCATCGCACTGGCGCGCAAGACGGAGTGGGTGCCGGCCGGTCCTGATGCCCATCACGGACTCGGGCAGCGGCTCCTCGCCACCGACGCCGACGAAACGCCCGTCATGGACATCAGGCGTATCGCCATCGACGCCGGGACGGAGCCGGAGCAGGACGCCGGGACGGAGCCGGAGCAGGATGGCTGACGCCACGCCACAACAGGACCGGTTGCAGCCAGCGCTCCTCGACCGGCTCACCGACGAGGAGCCCGACCGCAAGCTGGAGCCCCGGGAACAGCGGGCGCTGTCCAAGGCACGGCTGCGACAGGCAGTGCTGCGCGACCTGGCGTGGCTGTTCAACACCGTGAAGATGGAGTCGGGCGTCGACCTGGCCAGCGCGCCGTACGTCCGACGCTCGGTGATCAACTTCGGGCTCAGCGCCCTCTCGGGCAAGACCGCCTCCACCATGGACGCCCTGGCGCTGACCAGTGCCATCAAGCAGGCGATTCTCGACTTCGAGCCGCGCATCGTCCCTGGCACCCTGGTGGTGCGGACGGTGGTCGACGCGGGACTACTCGATCATCACAACATCATCGGTGTGGAGATCCAGGGGCACCTGTGGGCGCAGCCCATCCCGCTCGAACTGCTCGTGCGCACCGAGATCGACCTTGAAACGGGGCGGGTCGAGATCGCAGACCTGCCGACCTTGCGAGCGTCCTGAGCGTGGACCCCCGGCTGCTCCAGTACTACAACCTCGAGTTGCAGCACCTGCGCGAGATGGGGGCGGAGTTTGCGCAGCAGTTCCCGAAGGTGGCCGCACGCCTCGGGATGAACGGGCTCGAGGTCGCCGACCCCTACGTGGAGCGCCTGCTCGAAGGCGTCGGTTTCCTTGCCGCGCGCGTCCAGCTGAAGATCGACGCGGAGTTCCCACGCTTCACGCAGTCGTTGCTCGAGATCATCCTGCCGCACTACCTGGCGCCAATTCCGTCGATGGTGGTGGCGCAGATCAAGCCGGAGGCCGACGACGCCGGCCTCGGTCGTGGCTACACCATCCCCCGCGGTTCGACGCTGATCGGGCAGATGGGCGGCGACGATGCCACCGCGTGCGAATTCCGCACGGCGCACGAGGTGACACTGTTCCCGATCCAGGTCGCGTCGGCCAACTACTTCACGTTCGCACCGGACCTGCCGCTGAACACGCTCGCCATCGGCCGACGGGTCAAGGGCGGCCTGCGCATCCGGCTGAAGGCGAGCGGCGGCCTGCGCTTCAACCAGATGGCGCTCGACCGCCTCCCCTTCTACCTGGCCGGCCGCGACGACGTCGCGAACAAGCTGTACGAGCTGTGCCTGTCGTCGGCGCTTGGCGTGCTCGTCCTGCCGACACAGCGGAAGCCGCTGACGACGCTCGACGCGCTGCCCGCGTCCACCGTCCGTCCGGTGGGCTTCGAGGACGGCGACGCGCTCCTGCCAGTCACGGAGCGATCGTTTCACGGCTATCGCCTGTTGGCCGAGTACTTCTGCTTTCCTCACCGCTACCGGTTCATCGAGCTGGGCGGGCTGTCGCGCGCGACCAAAGCGCTCGACACCGACGAGATCGAGATCGTCATCCTGCTGGGGCGGGGCGACGCCGGTATCGACAGCGTCGTCGACGCCTCGAATTTCGCGCTGTTCTGCACGCCGGCGGTGAACCTGTTCTCGAAGCGGGCCGATCGGATCCACATCTCGGAGGGCGCCTACGAGTACCACGTGGTGCCCGATAGGACCCGGCCGATGGACTTCGAGGTCTACGAGGTGACCAGCGTCGTCGGCCACGGCGTCGGATCGCACAGCGAGCAGGATTTCCTGCCGCTCTACCGCGGGTTCAGCGCGGAAGGCGACCGGCAACCCTCCGGCTACTTCACGACGCGGCGCGAGCCGCGGCTCTACTCGGCAGCGCAGAAGCGCCGCGGGCCGCGTTCGAGTTACGTGAGCACCGAGGTGTTCCTTGGTCTCGTGGACGAGGCCCAGGCCCCTTACGGCGGCGACCTCCGCCAGTTGTCACTCCAGACGTTGTGCACCAACCGCGACCTCTCGGTGCAGATGCCGGTCGGCCTCGGCTCGACCGACTTCACGCTCGACGTGGCCGCACCGGTGTCCAGCATCCGTGTCCTCAATGGGCCGAGCCGACCGTATGCACCGCTGGCCGACGGCGCGGTGGCGTGGCGGGCGATCAGCCACTTGTCGCTGAACTACTTGTCGCTGGTCGATTCCTCCGAGCGGGAGGGTGCCGCCGCCTTGCGTGAACTGCTCGAACTCTATGCGCCGACCGGTGATGCCAGTGCCCGGCGGCAGATCGAGGGCATCCGGTCGGTGTCGGTGAAACCGGTGGTGCGCAGGCTGCCGCAGGCCGGTCCGATCGCGTTCGGCCGTGGGCTCCAGGCCTCGCTCGTCGTCGATGAACTGGCCTTCGAGGGAGGCAATGCGTACATGCTCGGCGCGGTGCTCGATCGTTATTTCGCGCGCCACGTCTCGATGAATTCGTTCGTGGAGACCGTTCTTCATTCAGGGAGTCGAGGCGAGATCAGTCGATGGCTACCCCACTGGGGCACGAGACAGACGTTCTAGGCTTCTTCGCCGCGCTGGCCGACGAGCCGCACCGGTACGACTTCTACCAGACGCTGCGTCGGCTCGAATGCTTCTTCGCCGACAAGCCACGCTGGGGTGAGGCGCTGCGCCCGGTGGACGAGCCCGTACGTCTCGGCCAGGACCCCGATCTGTCCTTCGCGCCGGCGTCGTTGTCCGGCCTCGAGTCGGTGCCTGGCGGTGGTCCGCCGCGCCTGCGCGTGCGGCTGTTCGGCTTGCTCGGGCCGAACGGCCCGATGCCGCTCCATATCACCGAGTACGCGCGAGAGCGGTTGCGGCACGCCGGGGATCCGACGTTGAGCCGGTTCCTCGACCTGTTCAACCACCGGTTCATCGCCTTGCTCTATCGCGCCTGGGCGCAGGCGCAGCCGCACGTCAGCCGTGACCGGCCGGCCGACGATCGCTTCGCCACGTTCGTGGCCGCGTTTGTCGGCATCGCACCGCCGACGTTGCGCAACCGCGACGCGGTCACCGATACCGCGAAGCTGTTCCACGCCGGAAGCCTGATCCGTCAGGCACGCAACGCCGAGGGACTGAGTTCGATCGTCCGGCAATTCTTCGGCGTGGCGGTACGTGTCGAAGAATTCATCGGCCACTGGCTGCACCTGCGGCTGGCCGAGCGCACCCACCTGGCGCGCGAGGGAGCGCAGCTCGGCTCCGGTGCCGTCCTCGGTGGACGGGTGTGGGATCGGCAGTACAAGTTCCGGCTGCACCTCGGGCCGCTGACGCTCGCGCAGTACGAGGGCTTCCTGCCTGGCGGCGCCAGGATCCAGCAACTCGTGGACTGGGTGCGCTTCTACCTCTGTTTCGAGCTGGAGTGGGACGTGCGATTGCAGTTGAAACAACACGAAGTTCCCCGGCTGCGCCTTGCCAGAGGCGCGCGCCTGGGGTGGACGACCTGGCTGGGGCACCGGCGTGTCGATGAAGACGCGGCCGATCTGTGCCTGAATGCGGAGGCACTGGTGGATCCAATGAGGGCAGGAATCGCATGAGCGAGATCAGTCGATCCGCACTGTTCGGCAAACTCGATGGGTTGGCCTACAAGGCCATCGAGGGTGCCACCGTCTTTTGCAAACTGCGGGGCAACCCGTACGTCGAGCTGTTGCACTGGATGCAGCAGATCCTGCAGACCGCCGATTCCGACGTGCACCGCATCCTGAGGCACTTCGAGGTCGATGCGTCGCGCCTTGCCCGGGACATGACCGAGGGGCTCGATCGGCTGCCGCGAGGCGCCACATCGATCTCGGACCTGTCGGCGCACGTCGAGAGCGCCGTCGAGCGGGGCTGGGTCTACGCGACGCTGATGTTTGGCGACACCAAGATCCGCACCGGCCACCTGCTCATCGGCATGCTCAAGACGCCGGCGCTGCGCAACGTGCTGCTGGCGATGTCCAAGCAGTTCGACTCGATCAAGGCGGATGCGCTCACCGAGAGCTTCGCCACCATCGTCAGCGGCTCGCCCGAGGAACGCGGGTCCTCCTCCGATGGCGCCGGGGCGCCCGGCGAAGCCAGTGACGCGATGGCGCCGGCGCAGATGGGCAAGAACGAGGCGCTCAAGCGCTTTGCCACCGATCTCACCGATCGTGCCCGCAAGGGCCAGCTCGATCCCGTGAGCGGACGCGACGAGGAGATCCGGCAGATCGTGGACATCCTCATGCGGCGCCGGCAGAACAACCCGATCCTCACCGGCGAGGCCGGCGTCGGCAAGACCGCCGTCGTCGAGGGGTTCGCGCAGCGGCTGGCCCGCGGCGACGTGCCGCCGTCGCTGAAGGAGGTCTCGCTGCTGACGCTCGACATCGGCCTGCTGCAGGCCGGCGCGAGCATGAAGGGCGAATTCGAGAACCGGCTGCGGCAGGTGATCGAGGAAGTGCAGGCCTCGCCCAAGCCGATCATCCTGTTTGTCGACGAGGCGCATACGCTGATTGGCGCCGGCGGGGCTGCCGGCACCGGCGATGCCGCCAACCTGCTCAAGCCCGCGCTCGCGCGCGGGACGCTCCGAACGATCGCGGCGACGACCTGGGCCGAGTACAAGAAGCACATCGAGAAGGACCCGGCACTCACACGTCGCTTCCAGGTCGTGCAGGTCGAGGAGCCCACCGAGGACAAGGCGATCCTGATGCTGCGCGGCGTCGCCTCCACGCTCGAACAGCATCACCGCGTGCAGGTGCTCGACGAGGCGCTCGAGGCGGCTGTGCGGCTCTCGCACCGGTACATTCCTGCCCGGCAGCTGCCCGACAAGGCGGTCAGCCTGCTCGACACCGCCTGCGCCCGCGTGGCCATCAGTCAGCACGCCGTCCCGGCGGAACTCGATGATTGCCGCCGTGCCATCGAGGCGCTGCAGATCGAACTCGAGATCATCGGCCGCGAGGAAGTGGTCGGCGTCGCTGCCGGCGACCGGCGGGCGACGGCCGAGCAGAAACTGTCCGTCGAGTCCGAGCGGCGGGCCGGGCTCGAGGCGCGATGGGAGTCGGAGCGCACGCTCGTCGACCAGATCCTGGCCATCCGGGCGAAGTTGCGAGCAGGCGCTGCGCCCGTCGAAGGGACCGGCAGCCCGCTCGAGCAGGCGGCCGAATCGCAAAAGGCCGCCGGGGAAGTCGCGGCACCGGCCGCAGTGGCTGCTCACGATCGCGGTGCCTTGCTGGACGAACTGGTGACGCTGCAGACGCAGCTGGCCGAGTTGCAGGGCGAGTCGCCGCTCATCCTGCCGAGCGTCGACGAGCAGGCCGTCGCATCGGTCGTCCAGGACTGGACCGGCGTGCCGGTCGGGCGGATGGTGAAGAACGAGATCGCCGCCGTGCTCGGCATTGCCGAGACGCTCAACCAGCGGGTGATAGGGCAGCGGCATGCGCTCGAGATGGTCGCCAGCCGCATCCAGACGTCACGGGCCAAGCTGGACAATCCCGACAAACCGATCGGCGTGTTCATGCTGTGTGGCCCCTCCGGGGTGGGCAAGACGGAGACCGCGCTCGCGGTCGCCGAGGCGCTCTACGGTGGCGAGCAGAACGTCATCACCATCAACATGAGCGAGTTCCAGGAAGCGCACACCGTGTCGACGTTGAAGGGCTCGCCGCCAGGGTACGTTGGCTATGGCGAGGGTGGTGTGCTGACCGAGGCGGTCCGTCGTCGACCCTACAGCGTGGTGCTGCTCGACGAGGTCGAGAAGGCGCATCCGGACGTCCACGAGCTCTTCTTCCAGGTGTTCGACAAGGGCCGGATGGAAGACGGCGAAGGGCGCCAGATCAACTTCAAGAACACGGTCATCCTGCTGACCTCCAACGTCGGCACCGACCTGATTGCCGCGATGTGCCGGGATCCCGAGTTGATGCCGGGCCCGGACGGCATCGCCAAGGCGCTGCGCGAGCCGCTGCTGAAGGTGTTCCCCGCGGCCCTGCTCGGCCGGCTCGTGGTGATCCCCTACTTCCCGCTGAGCGACGACATGATCGGCAACATCGTCCGGCTGCAGCTTGGTCGGATTGCGCGACGTGTTGCCGAACACCATGGCATCCCCTTCACCTACGACGAGGACGCGGTTTCGCTCATCGTCGGCCGGTGTACGGAAGTGGAGAGCGGCGGTCGCATGATCGACGCCATCCTCACCAACACGGTGCTGCCGGCCATCAGCCGGGAATTCCTGGTTCGGACGATGGAAGGCCAGCCGTTGACAGGAGTACAGCTGGGCGCGTCGGGCGGAGAGTTCGAGTATCGGTTCGCCTGATGGTGGGTGGCGTCCACCCATGAGCGGGACGGCAATGGCAGAAGAGCGGATCGAAGTCAGCATCGAGGAGGCCGCGAGGATCGGCATCGCGTTCCTGCAGCGTGGGCAGGTGCGCGACGCGGAGGTGCTGTTCACGAAGTTGCTCAGCATCGCGCCGCGACAACCCGACGCGCTGCATTACTCCGGCATCGTCGCGCACAAGCTCGGACGCACCGAGGAAGGGATCGCGCGCGTGCGCGAGAGCCTCGACCTGGCGCCGGAGCAGGCCGACTGGCACAGCAACCTCGGCATCCTGCTCGAGAACGGGGGGGATGGGGAAGGGGCGATCGAGGCATTCTCGCGCGCGATTGCGCTTGACCCGTCGCACGCCAATGCGCACAACAACCTCGGCGTGCTGCAGCGTCTCTTCGGCCGCCCGGCGGAGGCGGAGGCCTCGTACCGCGCGGCAATCGAGATCAATCCGAAACACGCCGACGCCTATCGCAACCTCGCGTTGGTGCTGGAGCAGACCGGCCGATCGCACGATGCCCTGAATGCGTATTACAGGGCCGTGACCATCGAGCCGGGGCACTCGGCGACGCGGCGCCTGCTGGCGGTCGCCTACAACACGATTGGCGATCGCGAGCGGGCCGTCGAGTTCTGCGAGGAGTGGGTCAAGGCGGAGCCCAACGATCCGTTGGCGCGCCACACGCTCGCCGCGTGTTCGCAACGCGACGTGCCGGCGCGGGCGTCCGACCAATTCGTGGTGGCGTCGTTCGACACCTTTGCGGCGACGTTCGAGGCCAAGCTCACACGGCTCGAATACAAGGCGCCCTCGCTCGTGGTGGCCTCGCTTGCCGAGACCGGCACGCCCGCGGACAAACAGCTGGACATCCTCGACGCGGGGTGTGGCACGGGGTGGTGTGGCCCGCTGCTCGCGCCCTATGCGCGGCGACTGTCGGGAGTAGACCTGTCGGCCGGCATGCTGGAGCATGCGCGGGCGAAAGGCGTGTACGATGAGCTCTCGCACGCCGAGCTCGTCGGGTACCTGCAGGGCCAGTCCGGAGCATTCGACATCATCGTGTCGGCCGATACCCTCGTCTACTTCGGGTCGCTCGAGCCGTTCGCGGCAGCCGCGTCAGCGGCGCTGCGTCCGGGCGGCTGGGTGATCTTCACGGTCGAGGAGTCGAAACCGGCGACCGACACCTTCCACCTCGAGGTGCACGGGCGCTACAACCATGCCGCGACGTACGTCGAAGCGGTGCTCGGGGCGGCCGGGTTGACGCCGCACATCGACCGGGCAGTCTTGCGCAACGAGAGTGGACTGCCAGTAGCCGGCCTGGTCGTGCGCGCGCGAAAGGCCATGGGAGACGATCGTGGCTGACGGCACACCGGTCATCTCGATCACCACGCCGCTCGACGAAGAGTTGCTGTTCCACGCGATGCACGGTCGCGAGGAACTGGGCCGGATCAGCGACTTCGAGGTGAGCCTCCTCAGCGAAAAGCCCGACGTCGACATCGACGCGGTCCTCGGCAAGAGCGTCACCATTCACCTCTCGTTGCCCGACGACAACGTCCGGCATTTCAACGGCTACGTCACGCGCTTCTCGCAGGGCGGCAGGATCGGCCGCTACTTCCAGTACCACGCGCGGGTGAACTCGTGGCTCTGGTTCCTGACCCGCACCGCGGACTGCCGCATTTTTCAGGACGTCGACGTCCCGGAGATCCTGAAGCAGGTCTTCAACGACCACCCCGCGTCCAATGTCGCCTTCGAGCTCACCGGCTCGTACCGCAAGTGGACCTATTGCGTGCAGTATCGCGAGACCGACTTCAACTTCGTCAGCCGCCTGATGGAGCACGAAGGCATCTACTATCATTTCCGGCATGTGGACGGGAAGCACACGATGGTGCTGACCGACTCGACGGCCAAGCACGAGGATACGCCCGGGTACGAGAAGCTGATCTACATCCCGCCAGGAACGATCGTGCGCAAGGAGTTCGAGCACATCAGCAGCTGGGACTTTGACCGCGAGGTGCAGCCAGGGAGTTACGTGCACGACGACTACGACCTCGAGCGTCCGAGCGTCGAGCTCAGGAGCAAGAAGGTGTTGTCCCGGTCGTACTCGCCAAGCGACTACGAGATCTACGACTACCCGGGCCACTACATCCAGGCGGGTGATGGCAAACAGTACGCGTCGGTGCGGATCGAGGAGTTCGGGGCGCAGTTCGAGCTGGCACGAGCCTGGACCAATGCGCGTGGCGTGAGCGTGGGCGCGACGTTCACCCTCGAGCAGTATCCCCGCGACGATCAGAACGGCAAGCACCTCGTCGTCGCCGGCAGTTACGACCTCGAGTTCAGCGGCTACG includes:
- a CDS encoding type VI secretion system accessory protein TagJ, coding for MTAAAAAEDALRGGDPGGALALLQAEVRNKPADASLRVFLFQLLCVLGQWERALNQLKVAADLDAAALAMANMYGAAVRCEAMRASVFAGQKSPMIFGEPDQWLALLIESLLVAGQGDAARAEELRLRAFDDAPASSGDIDGRRFEWIADADSRLGPVLEAMINGRYYWIPFSRLAVVDIEAPVDLRDAVWMPAHIQFENGGETLALIPTRYPGSERSEDGLIALARKTEWVPAGPDAHHGLGQRLLATDADETPVMDIRRIAIDAGTEPEQDAGTEPEQDG
- the tssE gene encoding type VI secretion system baseplate subunit TssE yields the protein MADATPQQDRLQPALLDRLTDEEPDRKLEPREQRALSKARLRQAVLRDLAWLFNTVKMESGVDLASAPYVRRSVINFGLSALSGKTASTMDALALTSAIKQAILDFEPRIVPGTLVVRTVVDAGLLDHHNIIGVEIQGHLWAQPIPLELLVRTEIDLETGRVEIADLPTLRAS
- the tssF gene encoding type VI secretion system baseplate subunit TssF — encoded protein: MDPRLLQYYNLELQHLREMGAEFAQQFPKVAARLGMNGLEVADPYVERLLEGVGFLAARVQLKIDAEFPRFTQSLLEIILPHYLAPIPSMVVAQIKPEADDAGLGRGYTIPRGSTLIGQMGGDDATACEFRTAHEVTLFPIQVASANYFTFAPDLPLNTLAIGRRVKGGLRIRLKASGGLRFNQMALDRLPFYLAGRDDVANKLYELCLSSALGVLVLPTQRKPLTTLDALPASTVRPVGFEDGDALLPVTERSFHGYRLLAEYFCFPHRYRFIELGGLSRATKALDTDEIEIVILLGRGDAGIDSVVDASNFALFCTPAVNLFSKRADRIHISEGAYEYHVVPDRTRPMDFEVYEVTSVVGHGVGSHSEQDFLPLYRGFSAEGDRQPSGYFTTRREPRLYSAAQKRRGPRSSYVSTEVFLGLVDEAQAPYGGDLRQLSLQTLCTNRDLSVQMPVGLGSTDFTLDVAAPVSSIRVLNGPSRPYAPLADGAVAWRAISHLSLNYLSLVDSSEREGAAALRELLELYAPTGDASARRQIEGIRSVSVKPVVRRLPQAGPIAFGRGLQASLVVDELAFEGGNAYMLGAVLDRYFARHVSMNSFVETVLHSGSRGEISRWLPHWGTRQTF
- the tssG gene encoding type VI secretion system baseplate subunit TssG — translated: MATPLGHETDVLGFFAALADEPHRYDFYQTLRRLECFFADKPRWGEALRPVDEPVRLGQDPDLSFAPASLSGLESVPGGGPPRLRVRLFGLLGPNGPMPLHITEYARERLRHAGDPTLSRFLDLFNHRFIALLYRAWAQAQPHVSRDRPADDRFATFVAAFVGIAPPTLRNRDAVTDTAKLFHAGSLIRQARNAEGLSSIVRQFFGVAVRVEEFIGHWLHLRLAERTHLAREGAQLGSGAVLGGRVWDRQYKFRLHLGPLTLAQYEGFLPGGARIQQLVDWVRFYLCFELEWDVRLQLKQHEVPRLRLARGARLGWTTWLGHRRVDEDAADLCLNAEALVDPMRAGIA
- the tssH gene encoding type VI secretion system ATPase TssH; amino-acid sequence: MSEISRSALFGKLDGLAYKAIEGATVFCKLRGNPYVELLHWMQQILQTADSDVHRILRHFEVDASRLARDMTEGLDRLPRGATSISDLSAHVESAVERGWVYATLMFGDTKIRTGHLLIGMLKTPALRNVLLAMSKQFDSIKADALTESFATIVSGSPEERGSSSDGAGAPGEASDAMAPAQMGKNEALKRFATDLTDRARKGQLDPVSGRDEEIRQIVDILMRRRQNNPILTGEAGVGKTAVVEGFAQRLARGDVPPSLKEVSLLTLDIGLLQAGASMKGEFENRLRQVIEEVQASPKPIILFVDEAHTLIGAGGAAGTGDAANLLKPALARGTLRTIAATTWAEYKKHIEKDPALTRRFQVVQVEEPTEDKAILMLRGVASTLEQHHRVQVLDEALEAAVRLSHRYIPARQLPDKAVSLLDTACARVAISQHAVPAELDDCRRAIEALQIELEIIGREEVVGVAAGDRRATAEQKLSVESERRAGLEARWESERTLVDQILAIRAKLRAGAAPVEGTGSPLEQAAESQKAAGEVAAPAAVAAHDRGALLDELVTLQTQLAELQGESPLILPSVDEQAVASVVQDWTGVPVGRMVKNEIAAVLGIAETLNQRVIGQRHALEMVASRIQTSRAKLDNPDKPIGVFMLCGPSGVGKTETALAVAEALYGGEQNVITINMSEFQEAHTVSTLKGSPPGYVGYGEGGVLTEAVRRRPYSVVLLDEVEKAHPDVHELFFQVFDKGRMEDGEGRQINFKNTVILLTSNVGTDLIAAMCRDPELMPGPDGIAKALREPLLKVFPAALLGRLVVIPYFPLSDDMIGNIVRLQLGRIARRVAEHHGIPFTYDEDAVSLIVGRCTEVESGGRMIDAILTNTVLPAISREFLVRTMEGQPLTGVQLGASGGEFEYRFA
- a CDS encoding tetratricopeptide repeat protein; protein product: MSGTAMAEERIEVSIEEAARIGIAFLQRGQVRDAEVLFTKLLSIAPRQPDALHYSGIVAHKLGRTEEGIARVRESLDLAPEQADWHSNLGILLENGGDGEGAIEAFSRAIALDPSHANAHNNLGVLQRLFGRPAEAEASYRAAIEINPKHADAYRNLALVLEQTGRSHDALNAYYRAVTIEPGHSATRRLLAVAYNTIGDRERAVEFCEEWVKAEPNDPLARHTLAACSQRDVPARASDQFVVASFDTFAATFEAKLTRLEYKAPSLVVASLAETGTPADKQLDILDAGCGTGWCGPLLAPYARRLSGVDLSAGMLEHARAKGVYDELSHAELVGYLQGQSGAFDIIVSADTLVYFGSLEPFAAAASAALRPGGWVIFTVEESKPATDTFHLEVHGRYNHAATYVEAVLGAAGLTPHIDRAVLRNESGLPVAGLVVRARKAMGDDRG